In Miscanthus floridulus cultivar M001 chromosome 5, ASM1932011v1, whole genome shotgun sequence, one genomic interval encodes:
- the LOC136553261 gene encoding putative ubiquitin-conjugating enzyme E2 38 isoform X2: protein MALKKLLQLFCVGKKDSKKKGKSIDPLWRASASRSSVSVTANKTHLDPCSSGTGTVCVQNHEPECSSMVSSWARTEPGTENTDHMSFSQFDVVQDFSDHHYAKTSAGKVTKDWVKAIQSEWNLLQKNLPESIYVRVYEDRIDLLRAAIVGPAGTPYHDGLFFFDVRFPSEYPKCPPKVYYHSGGLRLNPNLYESGKVCLSLLNTWWGNGCEKWGKSNSTMLQVLVSIQGLVLNDKPYFNEPGNKNSAQTTAGERYSLAYNQTAFVRSCKTMLYSLRKPPKHFETLVMCHFHEHERAILDACSAYMSGTIVGSSVGSNLKYTRDKCFADFHKSLTLYTEHLRTEFAANRRRVLELEREASAVQVQEIVPSS, encoded by the exons ATGGCTCTCAAGAAGTTGCTGCAGCTCTTTTGTGTCGGGAAGAAGGATTCCAAGAAGAAAG GCAAATCCATCGACCCACTGTGGCGAG CCTCTGCTTCTCGCTCCTCTGTGAGTGTCACTGCAAACAAGACTCATTTGGATCCCTGTTCAAGTGGGACTGGCACTGTATGTGTGCAAAACCATGAACCTGAATGCTCAAGTATGGTTTCCTCATGGGCAAGGACAGAGCCTGGAACTGAGAATACTGATCATATGTCCTTTAGTCAATTTGATGTTGTCCAAGATTTCTCGGATCACCACTATGCAAAGACTTCAGCAGGAAAG GTCACCAAAGATTGGGTGAAGGCAATCCAAAGTGAATGGAATCTTCTACAGAAAAACCTACCTG AATCTATATATGTTAGAGTTTATGAGGACAGGATTGATCTGCTCAGGGCTGCAATAGTTGGGCCGGCTGGAACTCCATATCAtgatggcttgttcttcttcgaTGTCCGTTTTCCttctgaatacccgaagtgcccACCA AAAGTTTACTACCACTCGGGTGGACTTCGGCTAAACCCAAACCTGTATGAGAGTGGGAAAGTCTGCCTGAGCCTTCTGAACACCTGGTGGGGCAATGGATGCGAGAAGTGGGGCAAGTCAAATTCCACCATGCTGCAAGTTTTGGTCTCCATCCAGGGCCTTGTGCTGAATGATAAGCCATACTTCAATGAGCCAGGAAAcaaaaattcagctcaaacaacAGCTGGTGAAAGGTATTCCTTGGCTTACAATCAGACGGCCTTCGTCAGATCATGCAAGACAATGCTGTATTCACTCCGGAAGCCTCCAAAG CATTTTGAGACCCTTGTAATGTGCCACTTCCACGAGCATGAGCGTGCCATCCTCGACGCCTGCAGCGCTTACATGTCCGGGACAATCGTTGGGTCATCTGTTGGGAGCAACCTCAAATATACCCGTGACAAGTGCTTTGCAGATTTCCACAAGTCGCTGACGCTCTACACTGAACATCTCAGGACTGAGTTTGCTGCAAACAGAAGACGCGTGCTGGAGCTGGAGAGAGAGGCGTCAGCTGTGCAAGTGCAGGAGATCGTGCCTAGCAGCTAG
- the LOC136553261 gene encoding putative ubiquitin-conjugating enzyme E2 38 isoform X1 — protein MLSHISTLSLNYIFGGIIMPLLLCLIICLTSWIPASASRSSVSVTANKTHLDPCSSGTGTVCVQNHEPECSSMVSSWARTEPGTENTDHMSFSQFDVVQDFSDHHYAKTSAGKVTKDWVKAIQSEWNLLQKNLPESIYVRVYEDRIDLLRAAIVGPAGTPYHDGLFFFDVRFPSEYPKCPPKVYYHSGGLRLNPNLYESGKVCLSLLNTWWGNGCEKWGKSNSTMLQVLVSIQGLVLNDKPYFNEPGNKNSAQTTAGERYSLAYNQTAFVRSCKTMLYSLRKPPKHFETLVMCHFHEHERAILDACSAYMSGTIVGSSVGSNLKYTRDKCFADFHKSLTLYTEHLRTEFAANRRRVLELEREASAVQVQEIVPSS, from the exons ATGCTGTCACATATCTCTACTCTAAGCCTGAATTATATATTTGGTGGTATCATAATGCCATTACTCCTTTGTTTAATAATTTGCCTTACATCCTGGATCCCAGCCTCTGCTTCTCGCTCCTCTGTGAGTGTCACTGCAAACAAGACTCATTTGGATCCCTGTTCAAGTGGGACTGGCACTGTATGTGTGCAAAACCATGAACCTGAATGCTCAAGTATGGTTTCCTCATGGGCAAGGACAGAGCCTGGAACTGAGAATACTGATCATATGTCCTTTAGTCAATTTGATGTTGTCCAAGATTTCTCGGATCACCACTATGCAAAGACTTCAGCAGGAAAG GTCACCAAAGATTGGGTGAAGGCAATCCAAAGTGAATGGAATCTTCTACAGAAAAACCTACCTG AATCTATATATGTTAGAGTTTATGAGGACAGGATTGATCTGCTCAGGGCTGCAATAGTTGGGCCGGCTGGAACTCCATATCAtgatggcttgttcttcttcgaTGTCCGTTTTCCttctgaatacccgaagtgcccACCA AAAGTTTACTACCACTCGGGTGGACTTCGGCTAAACCCAAACCTGTATGAGAGTGGGAAAGTCTGCCTGAGCCTTCTGAACACCTGGTGGGGCAATGGATGCGAGAAGTGGGGCAAGTCAAATTCCACCATGCTGCAAGTTTTGGTCTCCATCCAGGGCCTTGTGCTGAATGATAAGCCATACTTCAATGAGCCAGGAAAcaaaaattcagctcaaacaacAGCTGGTGAAAGGTATTCCTTGGCTTACAATCAGACGGCCTTCGTCAGATCATGCAAGACAATGCTGTATTCACTCCGGAAGCCTCCAAAG CATTTTGAGACCCTTGTAATGTGCCACTTCCACGAGCATGAGCGTGCCATCCTCGACGCCTGCAGCGCTTACATGTCCGGGACAATCGTTGGGTCATCTGTTGGGAGCAACCTCAAATATACCCGTGACAAGTGCTTTGCAGATTTCCACAAGTCGCTGACGCTCTACACTGAACATCTCAGGACTGAGTTTGCTGCAAACAGAAGACGCGTGCTGGAGCTGGAGAGAGAGGCGTCAGCTGTGCAAGTGCAGGAGATCGTGCCTAGCAGCTAG
- the LOC136553259 gene encoding serine/threonine-protein kinase RHS3-like — protein sequence MSSKSSYNKLSTANDKMDSNARGHGNTRSNGALGQNQSGLSVDPSAGSEPAVQSHVIPSDKRSRRDKSDDPADKAIPNPAVVSGTGAMPAEAAARGDKTIPQGTFDASTSSDNVDSSGSGHIKRHTGSDRRWEAIQLASGRGSPLSLVHFRLLKRLGYGDIGSVYLVELRGTDTFFAMKVMDKEALISRNKMIRAETERQILGLLDHPFLPTLYTHFETEKFYCLVMEYCCGGNLHSLRQKQPNRHFNEQAARFYASEVLLALEYLHMLGIVYRDLKPENVLVRDGGHIMLSDFDLSLRCSVSPMLVKSSSINAGANGVEKGVVPAEGVNQGCIQSSAFFPRILPKKNRKTKSDFSINGSLLEFNAEPTDARSMSFVGTHEYLAPEIIRGEGHGSAVDWWTFGIFLYELLHGMTPFKGNSNRATLCNVVDQPLRFPDTPPVSNVARDLIRGLLVKDPQKRIATKRGATEIKQHLFFDGVNWALVRGAHPPSVPDPVDFGQFRSKEKKAAEIAVANAPSRLPSGAAAAKPKTGNFVEYF from the exons ATGAGCTCCAAGTCATCATACAACAAGCTGTCCACTGCAAATGACAAGATGGATTCCAATGCCCGGGGCCACGGGAATACTCGGTCGAATGGCGCCCTGGGGCAGAATCAGTCTGGCCTCTCAGTTGATCCGTCCGCTGGCTCCGAACCAGCAGTGCAGTCGCATGTCATCCCTTCTGATAAGAGATCGCGCCGCGACAAGTCTGATGATCCAGCCGACAAAGCGATCCCGAATCCGGCGGTGGTATCTGGAACAGGTGCCATGCCGGCGGAAGCAGCAGCCAGAGGTGACAAGACCATTCCTCAGGGCACCTTTGATGCTTCTACTAGTAGTGATAACGTGGATAGCTCCGGTAGTGGTCATATCAAGCGGCATACTGGGAGCGATCGCAGGTGGGAGGCCATCCAGTTGGCCAGCGGCAGGGGCTCCCCTCTCAGCCTAGTCCACTTTAGGCTTCTGAAGCGCCTTGGCTATGGAGACATTGGCAGTGTTTACCTCGTGGAGCTCAGGGGGACAGACACCTTCTTTGCCATGAAGGTGATGGACAAGGAGGCGCTCATCAGTAGGAACAAGATGATCCGTGCAGAAACGGAGAGACAGATACTTGGCCTTCTTGATCACCCCTTTCTACCCACCCTGTACACTCATTTTGAAACCGAAAAGTTTTACTGCCTTGTCATGGAGTACTGCTGCGGTGGCAACCTGCATTCGCTTCGGCAGAAGCAACCTAACAGGCATTTCAATGAGCAAGCAGCCAG ATTTTATGCCTCTGAGGTGTTGCTTGCGCTTGAGTACCTCCACATGCTAGGCATTGTCTACAGAGACCTGAAACCAGAAAATGTCCTGGTCAGAGATGGGGGACACATCATGCTGTCTGACTTTGACCTGTCTCTGAGGTGTTCAGTCAGCCCGATGCTAGTCAAATCCTCATCAATCAATGCTGGTGCCAATGGCGTTGAGAAAGGCGTAGTCCCTGCTGAGGGTGTCAACCAAGGCTGCATACAGTCATCAGCGTTTTTCCCGCGCATACTCCCCAAGAAGAACCGCAAGACCAAATCAGACTTCAGCATCAACGGATCGCTCCTGGAGTTCAATGCTGAGCCGACAGATGCGCGGTCGATGTCATTTGTCGGAACACACGAGTACCTTGCACCAGAGATCATCAGAGGAGAGGGACATGGAAGCGCGGTGGATTGGTGGACCTTCGGCATCTTCTTGTATGAGCTGCTCCATGGCATGACACCGTTCAAGGGGAATAGCAACCGTGCCACACTGTGCAATGTGGTGGACCAGCCACTGCGGTTTCCTGACACCCCACCTGTGAGCAATGTCGCCCGTGACCTCATCCGTGGGCTTCTGGTGAAGGACCCTCAGAAGAGAATCGCAACCAAGAGGGGTGCCACTGAGATCAAGCAGCACCTATTCTTTGATGGGGTGAACTGGGCACTTGTGAGGGGTGCTCACCCACCTTCTGTCCCTGACCCTGTAGACTTCGGGCAGTTTAGATCTAAGGAGAAGAAGGCGGCAGAGATTGCAGTTGCGAATGCTCCGAGTAGATTACCTTCTGGTGCTGCTGCAGCTAAACCAAAGACAGGCAATTTTGTTGAGTATTTTTAG